The Streptomyces sp. NBC_01244 genome contains a region encoding:
- a CDS encoding TetR/AcrR family transcriptional regulator — protein MGHREDLLEGAKKCLLEKGFVGTTARDIVKVSGANLASIGYHYGSKDALMTEAFVAVVQEWGDRFTGEVEGEGGSLERFRSVWDGVHAGREESGPIWSASMEIALAGGRMPQLRAMLAASQGEGRRGLISMFTGVPEEDLTEEDLRTTGAFYQALLNGFMLQWLFDPASAATPAELTEGMRRAAAAMAKTASVEGSAP, from the coding sequence ATGGGACATCGCGAAGACTTGCTGGAAGGCGCCAAGAAGTGCCTGCTCGAGAAGGGTTTCGTGGGCACGACCGCCCGCGACATCGTCAAGGTCTCGGGCGCGAACCTGGCCTCGATCGGCTACCACTACGGCTCCAAGGACGCCCTCATGACGGAGGCGTTCGTCGCCGTCGTCCAGGAGTGGGGTGACCGGTTCACGGGCGAGGTGGAGGGCGAGGGCGGCTCGCTGGAACGCTTCCGCTCGGTATGGGACGGGGTGCACGCCGGGCGCGAGGAGTCCGGTCCGATCTGGTCGGCCAGCATGGAGATCGCCCTCGCCGGGGGCCGGATGCCGCAACTGCGCGCGATGCTCGCCGCCTCGCAGGGGGAGGGGCGCAGGGGGCTGATCTCGATGTTCACCGGCGTACCCGAGGAGGACCTGACGGAGGAGGACCTGCGGACCACCGGCGCCTTCTACCAGGCCCTGCTGAACGGGTTCATGCTCCAGTGGCTCTTCGACCCCGCGTCGGCCGCGACCCCGGCGGAACTGACGGAGGGGATGCGGCGGGCGGCGGCCGCGATGGCGAAGACGGCCTCGGTGGAGGGATCCGCGCCCTGA
- a CDS encoding phosphorylase family protein, translated as MPETQPTVLVLTALPLEYAAVRAQLEQWQELVHPDGTRVERGRLPGTPWHVAIGELGVGEGRAASLTTGLVNWLNPEAVFFVGIAASVKDDVGIGDVVVSTRVYEVHGGRTPEGFPVRPKPLGGSRALEQSVRSAVRDMPDVRAHFRPIATGDAALADPESEISRFIRRNHNDVVAIDMEGSGPAHAADLNGPLDVVVIRGISDHADAAHKSAAPGAQERAAERAASLMVAALRRHRPKAEGVSGRRYAILVGVSRYSSGLPDLPGAVDDVQRLDDVLGPMGYERVLSEVSLNPTSAELRAGLDRWSREQRLGPDDVLVAYFAGHGVRHGGRQYLLCSDDDDRFFRHSAITLDDFTTLVTDDLAGHSLILLNACWSGASTARDTTASAFLPGSTRPSEGNAWVLSSARDGERAESSTFTRALQEVLTGPPVDRRQRFLSIRSVAEGVRERLRASDLFQAFGTTTYGEEDPFFPNPAYVPGLPPDELDISSVVRLRREQDDHFTPPGRGVAHASVEGDFFVGRLAALNALTDWLDAPGGDNETLVVTGAAGSGKSALLGRLILLMDPDSAARLSLPPTVSTPPDAALIALSCRTTTPADITARLAAALALPAASDRHDVFAALGARTDPLVIILDGLDEAPDGDRLVAELIRPLSPLPGVRLVIGARPHEVARLGPAVRVIDLDEPPYRDDADLEQYAYRMLLGEATVPHARRSLLYAADPARARTDAAAIARRAQGSFLVAQLAVHAMVDGGGTAERSPGSVPTIEELYESYAGRGSHGDARRAPSAHLLLPLAYAQGAGLPPELWAPVAEALSDEPCTDEDVRDLVAQRHGLIVEDRQHGATVYRFFHQTFAEYLRPAGQDRERHRRVALALIRQVPLTASGERDWGAANPYIREHLVTHAVAGRVLDGLLPDVGFLRHAAQGPLLRALRDNGTTGSAPSSHVPTPTGDDGSAEGIASRLLSERPIVLVVATEWFSSHGGLSTFNRYLCTALAAAGAQVFCTVLEANATASADAESKGVTLLCHPGAPGAPEYGRLSRRPRLDVEPDLIIGHGRITGPAAVHLNEDCFPKARRLHIIHMAPDEIEWHKLDATTDRAQLAEDRTEIERELAATAHRTFAIGPRLHGRFSNALCEADVLPPLQLDPGFDLQPGVLPAPRTPPPGFPLKVLLAGRTDDARLKGVDLAARALGLVHELRTKASTDPVELLVRGALLGEGEAQRNEIIGWSGVHALEVTVRGFSPDPGRLDQDMGCASLVIMPSRSEGFGLIGVEAIIRGVPLLVSGNSGLAQLLRKELGGDAEELIVPVTMDIEADAVVWAERINRCLDNRESAYARIADVRSRLSARVTWAAAAALVLGEAPPRREQVPGPTLP; from the coding sequence GTGCCCGAGACTCAGCCCACTGTTCTCGTCCTGACCGCACTCCCCCTTGAATACGCCGCTGTCCGCGCGCAGCTCGAGCAGTGGCAGGAGCTCGTCCACCCTGACGGGACCCGGGTCGAGCGGGGCCGGCTGCCCGGCACCCCCTGGCATGTCGCCATCGGCGAACTGGGGGTGGGCGAGGGCCGGGCGGCTTCTCTGACCACAGGACTCGTCAACTGGCTCAACCCCGAGGCCGTGTTCTTCGTCGGTATCGCCGCCAGTGTGAAGGACGATGTCGGGATCGGGGACGTCGTCGTGAGCACGCGGGTGTACGAGGTCCACGGCGGGCGGACACCCGAGGGTTTCCCGGTCCGGCCGAAGCCCCTCGGGGGTTCGCGCGCGCTCGAACAGTCGGTCCGTTCCGCCGTGCGGGACATGCCCGACGTACGGGCGCACTTCAGGCCGATCGCCACGGGGGACGCGGCCCTGGCGGACCCTGAATCCGAGATCTCCCGGTTCATACGCCGCAACCACAACGACGTCGTCGCGATCGACATGGAGGGCTCCGGGCCGGCCCACGCGGCTGACCTGAACGGCCCGTTGGACGTCGTGGTGATCCGGGGCATCAGCGACCACGCCGATGCCGCGCACAAGTCCGCCGCCCCGGGTGCGCAGGAGCGCGCCGCCGAGCGGGCGGCCTCGCTGATGGTGGCGGCGCTGCGCAGGCACCGACCGAAGGCCGAAGGCGTTTCGGGGCGCCGCTACGCGATCCTCGTGGGAGTCTCACGGTATTCGTCGGGCCTGCCGGACCTCCCCGGGGCGGTGGACGACGTACAGCGCCTCGACGACGTCCTCGGCCCGATGGGTTACGAGCGCGTCCTGTCCGAGGTGTCGCTCAATCCGACCTCGGCCGAACTGCGTGCTGGTCTGGACAGGTGGAGCAGGGAGCAGCGGCTGGGACCGGACGACGTCCTGGTCGCGTACTTCGCCGGTCACGGCGTCCGGCACGGCGGCCGGCAGTACTTGCTCTGCTCGGACGACGACGATCGGTTCTTCCGGCACTCAGCCATCACCCTGGACGATTTCACCACCCTGGTGACGGACGATCTGGCCGGGCATTCGCTCATCCTCCTCAATGCCTGTTGGAGCGGCGCCTCCACCGCGAGGGACACGACCGCTTCGGCCTTCCTTCCGGGGAGTACCCGGCCGTCGGAGGGCAATGCCTGGGTGCTCAGCTCCGCGCGGGACGGCGAACGCGCGGAGAGCAGCACGTTCACGCGGGCGCTGCAGGAGGTTCTCACCGGACCACCGGTCGACAGGCGCCAGCGCTTCCTCAGCATCCGGTCGGTGGCGGAGGGCGTGCGGGAGCGGCTCCGCGCGTCCGACCTGTTCCAGGCGTTCGGCACGACGACGTACGGGGAGGAGGACCCGTTCTTCCCCAATCCGGCCTACGTTCCCGGCCTTCCACCCGATGAGCTCGACATCTCCAGCGTCGTGCGACTCCGCCGGGAACAGGACGACCACTTCACGCCGCCCGGTCGGGGCGTGGCGCACGCGTCGGTCGAGGGTGACTTCTTCGTCGGGCGTCTGGCTGCATTGAACGCGCTCACCGACTGGCTCGATGCGCCTGGCGGTGACAACGAGACGCTCGTCGTCACAGGCGCTGCGGGCAGCGGCAAGTCCGCGCTGCTCGGCCGTCTCATCCTGCTCATGGACCCCGACAGTGCGGCCAGGCTGAGCCTCCCGCCCACGGTGTCGACGCCGCCGGATGCGGCCCTCATCGCGCTGAGCTGCCGTACGACCACTCCTGCCGACATCACCGCGAGACTCGCGGCAGCGCTCGCCCTGCCGGCGGCCTCGGACCGTCACGACGTGTTCGCGGCGCTCGGCGCACGCACCGACCCCCTCGTGATCATCCTCGACGGGCTCGACGAGGCTCCGGACGGCGACCGGCTCGTCGCCGAATTGATCCGGCCGTTGAGTCCCCTTCCGGGGGTACGGCTGGTCATCGGCGCACGCCCGCACGAGGTGGCCCGGCTCGGCCCGGCCGTCAGAGTCATCGACCTCGACGAGCCGCCCTACCGGGACGACGCCGATCTCGAGCAGTACGCCTACCGCATGCTGCTGGGCGAGGCGACCGTGCCGCACGCGCGGCGTTCACTCCTCTACGCCGCCGACCCGGCCCGCGCCAGGACCGATGCAGCGGCCATCGCCCGGCGTGCACAGGGCTCCTTCCTCGTCGCACAGTTGGCGGTCCACGCCATGGTGGACGGCGGCGGGACGGCGGAGCGGTCGCCGGGCTCCGTCCCGACCATCGAGGAGTTGTACGAGAGCTACGCCGGACGCGGCTCACACGGCGACGCCCGCCGGGCCCCCTCCGCCCACCTCCTCTTGCCCCTCGCCTACGCCCAGGGAGCGGGGCTGCCGCCCGAGCTCTGGGCTCCGGTGGCCGAAGCACTCTCGGACGAACCTTGCACGGACGAGGACGTGCGGGACCTTGTCGCACAGCGCCACGGGCTCATCGTCGAAGACCGGCAACACGGCGCCACCGTCTACCGGTTCTTCCACCAGACCTTCGCGGAGTACCTGCGGCCTGCCGGTCAGGACCGGGAACGGCACCGCCGCGTGGCGCTGGCCCTCATACGGCAGGTACCGCTCACCGCTTCCGGTGAGCGCGACTGGGGAGCGGCGAACCCCTACATCCGCGAGCACCTCGTCACACACGCCGTGGCGGGCCGAGTGCTCGACGGCCTGTTGCCGGACGTCGGCTTCCTGCGGCATGCCGCACAGGGGCCGCTGCTGCGGGCACTCCGGGACAACGGCACCACCGGCTCCGCCCCCTCCTCGCACGTACCCACGCCCACCGGCGATGACGGGTCTGCCGAGGGGATCGCCTCGCGCCTGCTGTCCGAGCGACCCATCGTCCTGGTCGTCGCCACCGAGTGGTTCTCCTCCCACGGCGGGCTGAGCACCTTCAACCGGTACCTGTGCACGGCGCTCGCGGCCGCGGGGGCACAGGTTTTCTGCACCGTGCTCGAAGCGAACGCGACCGCGTCGGCCGACGCGGAGTCCAAGGGCGTCACCCTTCTGTGCCACCCGGGTGCGCCCGGCGCTCCCGAGTACGGCAGGCTGTCCCGCCGTCCCCGTCTCGACGTGGAACCCGACCTCATCATCGGCCACGGCCGGATCACCGGACCGGCAGCCGTACATCTGAACGAGGACTGCTTCCCGAAGGCCCGGAGGCTGCACATCATCCACATGGCGCCGGACGAGATCGAGTGGCACAAGCTCGACGCCACCACGGACCGGGCCCAACTCGCGGAGGACCGTACGGAAATCGAGCGGGAGCTGGCCGCCACCGCGCACCGCACCTTCGCCATCGGCCCGCGTCTGCACGGGCGTTTCTCCAACGCGCTCTGCGAGGCGGACGTGCTGCCGCCGCTGCAGCTCGACCCGGGCTTCGACCTGCAGCCCGGGGTCCTGCCCGCCCCGCGCACCCCTCCGCCCGGGTTTCCGCTCAAGGTGCTCCTGGCCGGCCGGACCGACGATGCCAGACTCAAGGGTGTCGATCTGGCGGCCCGCGCCCTCGGCCTGGTGCACGAGCTGCGGACCAAGGCGTCTACCGACCCGGTGGAACTCCTGGTGCGTGGAGCGCTGTTGGGTGAGGGCGAGGCCCAGCGGAACGAAATCATCGGCTGGTCGGGAGTTCACGCGCTGGAGGTGACCGTGCGCGGCTTCTCGCCGGACCCCGGCCGGCTGGACCAGGACATGGGCTGCGCGAGTCTGGTCATCATGCCCTCCCGCTCGGAGGGGTTCGGGCTGATCGGGGTCGAGGCCATCATCCGCGGTGTCCCGCTGCTGGTGAGTGGCAACAGCGGGCTCGCCCAGCTCCTGCGCAAAGAGTTGGGCGGTGACGCCGAAGAACTCATCGTGCCGGTCACCATGGACATCGAAGCGGACGCCGTCGTGTGGGCCGAGCGGATCAACCGGTGTCTCGACAACCGGGAATCCGCCTACGCCCGGATCGCCGACGTCCGCAGTCGCCTCTCCGCGCGCGTGACCTGGGCAGCGGCGGCCGCGCTCGTACTGGGCGAGGCGCCGCCGCGCCGTGAGCAGGTACCGGGCCCGACGCTCCCCTGA
- a CDS encoding PucR family transcriptional regulator: MKGDYQDLVDEISALLGAPATLENRDFRLIAFGAHDSDSFDGELALDPVRTRSIMTRQSTAAVRSWFEGFGIARATGPVRIPAAPDAGVFRGRICLPVRHRGIVQGYVWLLDQDPGPDAESLAAAMEVAQRIGLLLAEEARAGADLSREFLAVLTAGRGWQQDMAVAALRVALGPGGEGPHAAVCVSPWSGEAPASVPGAAAVCVVPWRGAGEQEPHPDGGGPAGQSLAILIRLRGTDPLAPALTAISRLMPRTGGGTASAAAAGAKPATPAAANGVTAGVTAGVSDPVRALTALPAAWQQATAAARAAAAGPRLGPVAQWSAIGPYRMLASVAEEALDDPVARALRGPANPELARTAEVFLDCAGQAGRAAAALGIHRQTLYYRLSRVEQLTGLDLDEGEDRLLLHMALKAARLHG; this comes from the coding sequence GTGAAGGGCGATTACCAGGACCTGGTGGACGAGATCTCGGCGCTGCTCGGCGCTCCGGCGACGCTGGAGAACCGCGACTTCCGGCTGATCGCCTTCGGCGCGCACGACAGCGACAGCTTCGACGGCGAGCTGGCCCTGGACCCCGTACGGACCCGCTCGATCATGACCCGCCAGTCGACGGCGGCCGTCCGGTCCTGGTTCGAGGGCTTCGGCATCGCCCGCGCCACCGGCCCGGTCAGGATCCCGGCCGCCCCGGACGCCGGAGTCTTCCGGGGGCGGATCTGCCTGCCGGTGCGCCACCGCGGGATCGTCCAGGGCTACGTATGGCTCCTCGACCAGGACCCCGGCCCCGACGCGGAGTCCCTGGCCGCCGCCATGGAGGTGGCCCAGCGGATCGGGCTGCTGCTCGCGGAGGAGGCCCGGGCGGGGGCCGACCTGTCCCGGGAGTTCCTCGCGGTGCTCACCGCCGGGCGCGGTTGGCAGCAGGACATGGCGGTGGCCGCGCTACGGGTGGCGCTCGGTCCGGGCGGCGAAGGACCGCACGCCGCGGTCTGCGTGAGCCCGTGGTCCGGCGAGGCCCCGGCTTCGGTCCCGGGGGCGGCGGCCGTCTGCGTGGTGCCCTGGCGGGGGGCCGGCGAGCAGGAACCCCACCCGGACGGCGGCGGCCCGGCGGGGCAGTCCCTCGCGATCCTGATCCGCCTGCGCGGCACGGACCCGCTGGCTCCGGCGCTCACGGCGATCTCCCGCCTGATGCCCCGCACGGGCGGCGGGACGGCCTCGGCGGCCGCGGCCGGCGCCAAGCCCGCCACCCCCGCGGCGGCCAACGGAGTGACCGCCGGGGTGACCGCCGGGGTGTCCGACCCCGTGCGGGCGCTCACGGCACTGCCCGCCGCCTGGCAGCAGGCCACCGCCGCCGCCCGGGCCGCCGCCGCGGGGCCGCGGCTCGGCCCGGTCGCGCAGTGGTCCGCGATCGGGCCCTACCGCATGCTGGCCTCCGTCGCCGAGGAAGCCCTCGACGACCCGGTGGCCCGCGCCCTGCGCGGCCCTGCCAACCCCGAACTGGCCCGGACCGCCGAGGTGTTCCTGGACTGCGCCGGCCAGGCGGGCCGCGCGGCGGCGGCCCTGGGCATCCACCGCCAGACCCTGTACTACCGCCTGTCCCGGGTGGAGCAGCTGACCGGCCTCGACCTGGACGAGGGCGAGGACCGCCTGCTCCTCCACATGGCCCTCAAGGCCGCCCGCCTGCACGGCTAG
- a CDS encoding proline dehydrogenase family protein gives MLGPAILAASRSDKMRRIVSAAPVTKPVVNRFIPGETVDQVIPIVEDLTGKGLEVTLDVVGEDITTVEQSHAARDAYLELIEQLAHLGLGETVEMSVKLSMFGQALEGGHELALANVRPVVEAAAAIGTTVTLDAEDHTTLDSMFAIHEELRREYPQTGCVIQAYLFRTEADARRLAAAGSRVRIVKGAYKEPAEVAYQDKAEIDKAYVRILKILMEGEGYPMIGSHDPRLIAIGQELARKAGRKLDEYEFQMLYGIRGEEHLRLAAEGHRMRVYTAYGTDWYGYFMRRLAEKPANLLFFLRSMITKN, from the coding sequence GTGCTGGGTCCCGCGATCCTCGCCGCCTCGCGCAGCGACAAGATGCGCCGAATCGTCTCTGCCGCCCCGGTGACCAAGCCCGTGGTGAACCGGTTCATCCCCGGTGAGACGGTCGACCAGGTCATCCCGATCGTCGAGGACCTGACGGGCAAGGGCCTGGAGGTGACCCTCGACGTCGTCGGCGAGGACATCACCACCGTGGAGCAGTCCCACGCCGCGCGTGACGCCTACCTCGAGCTCATCGAGCAGCTCGCCCACCTGGGCCTCGGCGAGACCGTCGAGATGTCGGTGAAGCTGTCCATGTTCGGCCAGGCGCTGGAAGGGGGCCACGAGCTCGCCCTCGCCAACGTCCGCCCGGTCGTCGAGGCCGCCGCCGCCATCGGCACCACCGTGACCCTGGACGCAGAGGACCACACCACCCTCGACTCGATGTTCGCCATCCACGAGGAGCTGCGCCGCGAGTACCCGCAGACCGGCTGCGTGATCCAGGCGTACCTGTTCCGCACCGAGGCCGACGCCCGCCGCCTGGCCGCCGCCGGCAGCCGCGTACGCATCGTGAAGGGCGCCTACAAGGAGCCCGCCGAGGTCGCCTACCAGGACAAGGCCGAGATCGACAAGGCGTACGTCCGCATCCTGAAGATCCTGATGGAGGGCGAGGGCTACCCCATGATCGGGTCCCACGACCCGCGCCTGATCGCCATCGGCCAGGAGCTCGCCCGCAAGGCGGGCCGCAAGCTGGACGAGTACGAGTTCCAGATGCTGTACGGCATCCGCGGTGAGGAGCACCTGCGGCTGGCCGCCGAGGGCCACCGCATGCGCGTCTACACGGCGTACGGGACCGACTGGTACGGCTACTTCATGCGGCGCCTCGCGGAGAAGCCGGCCAACCTGCTCTTCTTCCTCCGCTCGATGATCACCAAGAACTAG
- the pruA gene encoding L-glutamate gamma-semialdehyde dehydrogenase, which translates to MDAVTQVPVPVNEPVHSYAPGTPERARLETQLKQLSENPIDLPMTINGVKRMGGGERFDVVQPHDHKSVIGTYANATRDDAQEAVDAALAAAPAWRSMSFDDRAAIILRAAELLSGPWREKLAASTMLGQSKTAQQAEIDTPCELVDFWRFNVHFARQILAEQPVANSAGVWNRSDHRPLEGFVYAITPFNFTAIAGNLPTAPALMGNVVVWKPSPTQTHSAVLLMELLEEAGLPKGVINLVTGDGIAVSDVALTHPELAGIHFTGSTKTFQYLWKTVGTNIETYKSYPRLVGETGGKDFVVAHPSADRAILKTALTRGSFEYQGQKCSASSRAYVPASIWNDGFKEAFAAEVDGITMGDVRDLTNFVGAVIDERSFAKNKAAIDRAIADPTCEIVAGGTYDDSEGYFVRPTVIACTDPSNEVFTTEYFGPILAIHVYEDAEFDAMLAQMESVSAYALTGAVIAQDRYAAADAMEKLRFAAGNFYINDKSTGAVVGQQPFGGGRASGTNDKAGAASNLMRWTSTRSIKETLVAPTEYGYPHMG; encoded by the coding sequence ATGGACGCTGTAACCCAGGTCCCCGTGCCGGTCAACGAGCCGGTCCACTCGTACGCCCCCGGCACCCCGGAGCGCGCACGCCTCGAAACGCAGCTCAAGCAGCTGTCCGAGAACCCGATCGACCTCCCGATGACGATCAACGGCGTCAAGCGGATGGGCGGCGGCGAGCGCTTCGACGTCGTGCAGCCGCACGACCACAAGTCCGTCATCGGTACCTACGCGAACGCCACCCGGGACGACGCCCAGGAGGCCGTCGACGCCGCCCTCGCCGCCGCCCCGGCCTGGCGCTCGATGTCCTTCGACGACCGCGCCGCGATCATCCTGCGCGCCGCCGAGCTGCTGTCGGGCCCGTGGCGCGAGAAGCTGGCCGCGTCCACGATGCTGGGCCAGTCGAAGACCGCGCAGCAGGCCGAGATCGACACCCCGTGCGAGCTCGTCGACTTCTGGCGCTTCAACGTCCACTTCGCCCGCCAGATCCTGGCCGAGCAGCCGGTCGCGAACTCCGCCGGCGTGTGGAACCGCAGCGACCACCGCCCGCTCGAGGGCTTCGTCTACGCGATCACCCCCTTCAACTTCACGGCCATCGCGGGCAACCTGCCGACCGCCCCGGCCCTGATGGGCAACGTGGTCGTGTGGAAGCCGTCCCCGACGCAGACCCACTCCGCGGTCCTCCTGATGGAGCTGCTGGAGGAGGCCGGCCTGCCCAAGGGCGTCATCAACCTCGTGACGGGCGACGGCATCGCCGTCTCCGACGTGGCGCTGACCCACCCCGAGCTGGCGGGCATCCACTTCACCGGTTCCACCAAGACCTTCCAGTACCTGTGGAAGACGGTCGGCACCAACATCGAGACGTACAAGTCCTACCCGCGCCTGGTCGGCGAGACCGGCGGCAAGGACTTCGTCGTCGCGCACCCGTCCGCGGACCGCGCGATCCTGAAGACCGCCCTGACCCGCGGCTCCTTCGAGTACCAGGGCCAGAAGTGCTCGGCGTCCTCGCGCGCCTACGTACCGGCCTCGATCTGGAACGACGGCTTCAAGGAGGCCTTCGCGGCCGAGGTCGACGGCATCACCATGGGCGACGTCCGCGACCTGACGAACTTCGTCGGAGCCGTCATCGACGAGCGCTCCTTCGCGAAGAACAAGGCCGCGATCGACCGCGCCATCGCGGACCCGACCTGCGAGATCGTCGCGGGCGGCACGTACGACGACTCGGAGGGCTACTTCGTCCGCCCGACCGTCATCGCGTGCACCGACCCGTCGAACGAGGTCTTCACGACCGAGTACTTCGGCCCGATCCTGGCGATCCACGTCTACGAGGACGCCGAGTTCGACGCGATGCTCGCGCAGATGGAGTCCGTCTCGGCGTACGCCCTGACCGGCGCCGTCATCGCCCAGGACCGCTACGCGGCGGCCGACGCGATGGAGAAGCTCCGCTTCGCGGCGGGCAACTTCTACATCAACGACAAGTCGACCGGCGCCGTCGTCGGCCAGCAGCCCTTCGGCGGCGGCCGCGCCTCGGGCACGAACGACAAGGCCGGCGCGGCATCGAACCTGATGCGCTGGACCTCGACCCGCTCCATCAAGGAGACCCTGGTCGCGCCGACCGAGTACGGCTACCCCCACATGGGCTGA
- a CDS encoding nitroreductase family protein, translating to MSPDTQQWTPIHGQPYRPASYRPERMPTGESLTRAAELRERMDGRRTVRHFSPDPVPEQVVRDAIACAATAPSGAHQQPWTFVLVKDPAVREQIRAAAEQEEQLSYDGRLGDEWLAALRPIGTDAVKTHLTDAPALIVVFQQRYWLGEDGTKHKHYYVDESVGIAVGMLLSALHLSGLAALIHTPSPMRFLSQVLNRPENEKAFAVIPVGYPSPDCEVPDLVRKSLDQVLVEV from the coding sequence ATGTCTCCCGATACCCAGCAGTGGACCCCGATCCACGGCCAGCCGTACCGCCCCGCCTCCTACCGCCCCGAGCGGATGCCGACCGGGGAATCCCTCACGCGCGCCGCCGAGTTGCGCGAGCGGATGGACGGGCGCAGGACCGTACGCCACTTCTCCCCCGACCCGGTGCCCGAGCAGGTGGTCCGGGACGCCATCGCGTGCGCAGCGACCGCGCCCTCCGGTGCGCACCAGCAGCCGTGGACCTTCGTCCTCGTCAAGGACCCGGCCGTACGGGAGCAGATCCGCGCGGCCGCCGAGCAGGAGGAGCAGTTGTCCTACGACGGCCGGCTCGGCGACGAGTGGCTGGCGGCCCTGCGCCCCATCGGCACGGACGCCGTGAAGACCCACCTCACCGACGCCCCGGCCCTGATCGTGGTCTTCCAGCAGCGCTACTGGCTCGGCGAGGACGGCACGAAGCACAAGCACTACTACGTCGACGAGTCGGTCGGCATCGCGGTCGGCATGCTCCTGTCGGCCCTCCACCTCTCCGGCCTGGCCGCCCTGATCCACACGCCGAGCCCGATGCGCTTCCTCTCCCAGGTCCTGAACCGCCCGGAGAACGAGAAGGCCTTCGCGGTCATCCCGGTCGGCTACCCGTCCCCCGACTGCGAGGTCCCGGACCTGGTCCGCAAGTCCCTGGACCAGGTCCTGGTGGAGGTCTAG
- a CDS encoding GNAT family N-acetyltransferase: MGDEGREAGRHVSLRHTAQLAGEELRRVRELLDGAFEGDFGDEDFEHALGGMHVLVHEGGELVAHGSVVQRRVLHRGRALRTGYVEAVAVRADRRRRGLGGTVMEALEGIVERAYVLGALSASADGAGLYAGRGWRVWGGEIGVLGPGGPERLPEEEGSTYVWAPAGGGVLLDPTAGPLRFDWREGDVL; encoded by the coding sequence ATGGGTGACGAGGGCAGGGAAGCCGGACGGCACGTCTCGCTGCGGCACACCGCGCAGCTCGCCGGGGAGGAGCTGCGGCGGGTGCGGGAGCTGCTCGACGGAGCCTTCGAGGGGGACTTCGGGGACGAGGACTTCGAGCACGCGCTGGGCGGGATGCACGTGCTGGTGCACGAGGGCGGGGAGCTCGTCGCGCACGGGAGCGTCGTACAGCGGAGGGTGCTCCATCGGGGGCGGGCGCTGCGCACCGGGTACGTCGAGGCCGTGGCGGTGCGGGCTGACCGGCGCCGGCGCGGGCTCGGCGGCACGGTGATGGAGGCGCTCGAGGGGATCGTCGAGCGGGCCTACGTGCTCGGGGCACTCAGCGCTTCCGCCGACGGGGCCGGGCTGTACGCGGGCCGCGGCTGGCGGGTGTGGGGAGGGGAGATCGGGGTCCTCGGGCCCGGCGGGCCCGAGCGGCTGCCCGAGGAGGAGGGGTCGACGTACGTGTGGGCGCCGGCCGGGGGTGGGGTGCTGCTCGATCCCACCGCGGGGCCGCTTCGGTTCGACTGGCGCGAAGGGGACGTTCTGTAG